A stretch of Peteryoungia algae DNA encodes these proteins:
- a CDS encoding ABC transporter permease, whose translation MTAETETTTPGRGGRTWRDVDLRAVAPFAALLILLIVGALVNPNFIGLNNLANVATRSAFIAIIAVGATFVISSGDLDLSVGSMVAFVASLMILFMNSGAIADPGLMIAAAMVLAVVIGSLCGLANGLITTVGKIEPFIATLGTMGIYRGLTTWLSQGGAITLRDPAQQEIYRPVYFGSILGLPVPIVIILVVTAIAALVLYRTRYGRHVVAVGSNRDVARYSGIAVDRVRTIAFVIQGLCVAIAVLLYVPRLGSTSATTGILWELQAITAVVVGGTALKGGAGRVWGTICGAFILELVGNIMLLSNFISEYLIGAIQGTIIIIAMLVQRSLARKA comes from the coding sequence ATGACTGCCGAAACTGAAACGACCACACCTGGCCGTGGCGGCCGGACCTGGCGCGACGTGGACCTGCGCGCCGTGGCCCCTTTTGCAGCGCTGCTGATCCTGCTGATCGTCGGTGCCCTGGTGAACCCCAACTTCATCGGGCTCAACAACCTCGCCAATGTCGCGACGCGCTCTGCCTTCATCGCGATCATTGCCGTGGGCGCGACCTTTGTCATCTCGTCCGGAGACCTCGACCTTTCTGTCGGGTCGATGGTGGCCTTCGTCGCCAGTCTGATGATCCTGTTCATGAATTCCGGCGCGATTGCCGATCCCGGCCTGATGATCGCGGCTGCCATGGTGCTTGCCGTCGTCATCGGCTCGCTCTGCGGCCTCGCCAATGGCCTGATCACCACGGTCGGCAAGATCGAGCCCTTCATTGCCACACTCGGCACGATGGGCATTTATCGCGGCCTCACGACCTGGCTCTCCCAGGGCGGGGCGATCACGCTGCGCGATCCGGCCCAGCAGGAAATCTACCGTCCGGTCTATTTCGGCTCTATCCTCGGGTTGCCAGTCCCGATCGTCATCATTCTCGTCGTCACCGCGATTGCTGCCCTCGTGCTCTATCGCACACGCTATGGGCGCCACGTCGTCGCTGTGGGCTCAAACAGAGACGTCGCCCGCTACTCCGGTATTGCCGTCGATCGAGTGCGCACCATCGCCTTCGTCATCCAGGGGCTTTGCGTCGCCATTGCGGTGCTGCTCTACGTGCCGCGTCTCGGTTCGACGTCTGCCACCACAGGTATCCTCTGGGAACTGCAGGCGATCACAGCGGTCGTCGTCGGTGGCACGGCGCTGAAAGGCGGGGCGGGCCGCGTCTGGGGCACGATCTGCGGCGCCTTCATCCTGGAACTCGTCGGCAACATCATGCTGCTGTCGAACTTCATCTCCGAATATCTGATCGGCGCCATCCAGGGCACGATCATCATCATCGCAATGCTCGTCCAGCGGTCGCTGGCGCGCAAGGCGTAA
- a CDS encoding substrate-binding domain-containing protein, with amino-acid sequence MHKKLMGMAVAMTALVSIFGAAQAQDAKTIGVSIPAATHGWTSGVIYHAERIAKQLMERHPGLNVVVKTSADPSSQANAVQDLATQGIDALVILPTDPDPLVNAIRQIKDSGKFVALVDRAPSVNDNTVRDLYVAGNNPALGEVAGKYIAETTPDAEVVVIRGMPIPIDQQRQDGFDKGIEGSNVKILDRQFGNWNRDDAFKVMQDYLTKYPKIDVVWCQDDDMAVGVLQAIEQAGRTDIQYIIGGAGSKDMIKKVMDGDKMVPVNVLYPPSMVGTAMELTAAALYDSVPVHGTYTLDATLITPENAEAYYFPDSPF; translated from the coding sequence ATGCACAAGAAACTTATGGGCATGGCCGTCGCCATGACCGCGCTCGTGTCGATCTTCGGCGCCGCGCAGGCCCAGGACGCCAAGACGATCGGCGTCTCGATCCCGGCTGCAACACATGGCTGGACATCGGGTGTCATCTATCACGCCGAGCGTATCGCCAAGCAGCTTATGGAGCGTCATCCGGGCCTCAACGTCGTCGTGAAGACGTCCGCTGACCCGTCCAGCCAGGCAAATGCCGTGCAGGATCTGGCGACACAGGGCATCGACGCCCTCGTCATTCTGCCGACGGATCCGGATCCGCTGGTCAACGCGATCCGCCAGATCAAGGATAGCGGCAAGTTCGTCGCTCTCGTCGACCGTGCGCCCTCCGTCAACGACAACACCGTCCGCGACCTCTATGTCGCCGGCAACAACCCTGCTCTCGGTGAAGTCGCCGGCAAATACATCGCCGAGACCACGCCGGATGCGGAAGTCGTCGTCATCCGCGGCATGCCGATCCCGATCGACCAGCAGCGCCAGGACGGTTTCGACAAGGGCATCGAAGGATCCAACGTAAAGATCCTCGATCGCCAGTTCGGCAACTGGAACCGTGACGACGCCTTCAAGGTGATGCAGGACTACCTGACCAAATATCCGAAGATCGACGTGGTCTGGTGCCAGGATGACGACATGGCTGTTGGCGTGCTGCAGGCGATCGAACAGGCCGGCCGTACCGACATCCAGTACATCATCGGCGGTGCCGGTTCGAAGGACATGATCAAGAAGGTCATGGATGGCGACAAGATGGTCCCGGTCAATGTTCTCTATCCGCCGTCAATGGTCGGCACGGCCATGGAGCTGACTGCCGCCGCTCTCTACGACAGCGTTCCGGTCCACGGGACCTATACGCTGGACGCGACGCTGATCACGCCTGAGAACGCGGAAGCTTACTACTTCCCGGATTCTCCGTTCTGA
- the greA gene encoding transcription elongation factor GreA, translating into MSVAFTKEESSETAAELHLPDRPISQHPNLVTAEGLKRLESEAEEARAAYLAAQAVDDVNERRRQSAVPYRDLRYLTERLRTAQVIPAPENNAVVAFGSTVTFERDDGRVQTYRIVGEDEADPKTGSISFVSPVAARLMGKAVGDVVTVGDQELEITAIA; encoded by the coding sequence GTGAGCGTTGCCTTCACCAAGGAAGAGAGTTCGGAAACCGCAGCAGAACTCCATCTGCCGGACCGGCCAATCTCGCAACATCCGAACCTGGTGACGGCAGAGGGACTAAAGCGTCTGGAGTCTGAAGCCGAGGAAGCGCGGGCCGCCTATCTCGCGGCCCAGGCTGTAGACGACGTCAACGAGCGTCGCCGCCAATCGGCTGTGCCCTATCGTGATCTGCGCTACCTGACCGAACGGCTGCGGACCGCACAGGTGATACCGGCACCGGAAAACAATGCCGTCGTCGCCTTTGGTAGCACGGTCACGTTTGAGCGCGACGACGGCCGCGTCCAGACCTATCGCATCGTCGGCGAGGACGAGGCTGACCCCAAGACCGGCTCCATCTCTTTCGTTTCACCCGTCGCGGCCCGGCTGATGGGCAAGGCCGTAGGCGATGTGGTGACGGTGGGCGATCAGGAACTGGAGATTACGGCCATCGCTTGA
- a CDS encoding Gfo/Idh/MocA family protein has product MAIEASKTGERTPKIRLGMVGGGQGAFIGAVHRMAARLDDHYDLVAGALSSTPEKSLASGRDLGLDPERCYGSFQEMAEKEAAREDGIQAVSIVTPNHVHFAAAKAFLEKGIHVICDKPLTSNLEDAKALKAIADKAKALFILTHNYTGYPMVRHARELVASGDLGDIRLVQMEYPQDWLAEPVEQTGAKQAVWRTDPAQSGAGGSTGDIGTHAYNLGSFISGLELDELAADVHTFVEGRRLDDNAHVMLRFKGGAKGMLWCSQVATGNENGLKVRIYGTKAGIEWTQADPNYLWFTRLGEPKQLITRGGAGANAAAARVTRIPSGHPEGYLEAFATIYTEAAAAINAAKSGAAVDPAVVYPTVDDGVKGVAFVEACIASSKQNGGWVKV; this is encoded by the coding sequence ATGGCGATCGAAGCGAGCAAGACGGGCGAGCGGACACCGAAGATCCGGCTGGGCATGGTCGGCGGCGGGCAGGGGGCGTTTATCGGTGCGGTGCATCGCATGGCGGCCCGGTTGGACGACCACTATGATCTGGTTGCTGGCGCGCTTTCGTCGACGCCTGAGAAGTCGCTCGCGTCCGGACGTGACCTCGGCCTTGACCCGGAGCGTTGCTACGGTTCCTTCCAGGAGATGGCGGAGAAGGAAGCGGCGCGGGAAGACGGCATCCAGGCGGTGTCGATCGTGACGCCGAACCATGTGCATTTTGCTGCCGCCAAGGCCTTCCTCGAAAAGGGCATCCATGTCATCTGCGACAAGCCGCTGACATCGAACCTCGAAGACGCCAAGGCGCTCAAGGCCATTGCCGACAAGGCAAAGGCGCTGTTTATCCTGACGCATAACTATACCGGCTATCCGATGGTCCGCCACGCCCGCGAACTGGTGGCATCGGGTGACCTTGGCGACATCAGGCTTGTGCAGATGGAGTATCCGCAGGACTGGCTAGCCGAACCCGTCGAGCAGACTGGCGCGAAACAGGCCGTCTGGCGAACTGATCCGGCACAGTCCGGTGCTGGCGGTTCGACCGGGGACATCGGCACCCACGCCTACAATCTCGGCTCGTTCATCTCGGGCCTCGAGCTTGATGAGCTGGCCGCCGATGTGCACACCTTCGTCGAAGGACGCCGCCTCGACGACAACGCCCATGTCATGCTGCGCTTCAAGGGCGGTGCGAAGGGTATGCTGTGGTGCAGCCAGGTCGCGACCGGCAACGAGAACGGGCTGAAGGTTCGCATCTACGGCACCAAGGCCGGCATCGAATGGACGCAGGCAGATCCGAACTATCTCTGGTTCACGCGTCTGGGCGAACCGAAGCAGCTGATCACGCGCGGCGGGGCAGGGGCAAATGCCGCTGCGGCCCGCGTCACCCGGATCCCGTCCGGGCATCCGGAGGGGTATCTGGAAGCCTTCGCGACGATCTACACGGAAGCAGCGGCGGCCATCAACGCGGCGAAGTCTGGTGCTGCGGTCGATCCGGCGGTCGTCTATCCCACTGTCGATGACGGCGTGAAGGGCGTGGCGTTTGTCGAGGCTTGCATCGCGTCTTCGAAGCAAAATGGCGGTTGGGTGAAGGTGTAA
- a CDS encoding LacI family DNA-binding transcriptional regulator: MPEQAPATIEDVARIAEVSIATVSRAIHTPDKVAKTTRQRVNQAIAITGYTTNAMARSLRMGRSNMILILAPDIGDPNFSSTLIGMENEARAHGYGVLIGHTQNDPERGLEYLKFLSSGQATGLVLFTGHEPFGHQVVGQRLPPSVAVFEPVFGSKISYVGVDDLAGARKAAEHLLSAGHRCIAFIGDSKTRLGHQRRRQGFDKALDAARIPPQQRFVLEGDGTIESGRLAVEQLFMRDTLPTAFMCVNDATAVGVLSGLTARGYDLPHDFSVIGFDDVPQATYVNPALTTIRQPRTAIGRQAMSLLIKSLSDRPTERQEILLMPDLIVRGSVTGPARR; the protein is encoded by the coding sequence GTGCCGGAACAAGCACCAGCGACGATCGAGGACGTGGCCCGCATCGCGGAAGTATCGATCGCGACGGTGAGCCGTGCGATCCACACGCCTGACAAGGTGGCGAAAACCACACGCCAGCGCGTCAATCAGGCGATTGCCATCACCGGCTATACGACCAATGCCATGGCGCGCTCGCTGCGCATGGGCCGGTCGAACATGATCCTGATTCTGGCACCCGATATCGGCGACCCGAACTTTTCCTCGACCCTGATCGGGATGGAGAACGAAGCACGTGCTCACGGTTACGGCGTCCTGATCGGCCACACCCAGAACGATCCCGAGCGCGGCTTGGAATATCTGAAGTTCCTGAGCTCCGGTCAGGCGACCGGACTCGTCCTTTTCACCGGTCACGAACCCTTCGGCCATCAGGTCGTCGGCCAGCGTCTGCCGCCCTCGGTCGCCGTTTTCGAACCCGTCTTCGGCTCCAAGATTTCCTATGTCGGCGTTGACGATCTCGCCGGCGCCCGCAAGGCGGCCGAACATCTGCTGTCGGCCGGGCACCGCTGCATTGCCTTCATCGGCGACAGCAAGACGAGACTTGGCCACCAGCGCCGTCGCCAGGGCTTCGACAAGGCGCTCGACGCCGCCCGCATTCCGCCGCAGCAACGCTTCGTGCTCGAGGGTGACGGCACGATCGAAAGCGGACGGCTGGCGGTCGAACAGCTCTTCATGCGCGACACGCTGCCGACGGCCTTCATGTGCGTCAACGACGCCACCGCCGTTGGCGTGTTGAGCGGCCTTACCGCCCGCGGCTACGACCTGCCGCACGACTTCTCCGTCATCGGCTTCGACGACGTGCCCCAGGCGACCTATGTAAACCCGGCACTCACCACCATCCGCCAGCCGCGCACCGCGATTGGACGGCAGGCCATGTCGCTGCTCATCAAGTCCCTTTCCGACCGCCCGACGGAACGCCAGGAAATCCTGCTGATGCCGGATCTGATCGTGCGAGGATCGGTGACGGGACCTGCTCGGCGATAA
- a CDS encoding GH1 family beta-glucosidase yields MIDPKALASRFPGDFLFGVATASFQIEGASKADGRKPSIWDAFSNMPGRVFGRHNGDLACDHYNRWESDLDLIKDMGVTGYRFSIAWPRIIPEGTGPINEKGLDFYDKLVDGLKARGIKAYATLYHWDLPLALMGEGGWTARSTAQAFQRYTKVVMERLGDRLDAVATFNEPWCSVWLSHLYGIHAPGERNMDAALHALHYTNLAHGLSVQAIREIAPNVPVGLVLNAHETLPGSDSAADKAAAERAHQFHNGVFFDPVFKGEYPADFLSALGRRMPKSEEGDLAIISQKLDWWGLNYYTPMRVADDPTPGAEFPATSNAPPVSEVKTDIGWEVYAPALKSLIERLYARYDLPVCYITENGACYNMDVEGGEVEDQPRLDYYAEHLDKVADLIAEGYPMQGYFAWSLMDNFEWAEGYKMRFGLVHVDYDTQVRTIKKSGKWYRDLALEFPKGNFKPD; encoded by the coding sequence ATGATCGATCCCAAGGCTCTCGCCTCGCGTTTTCCCGGTGACTTCCTGTTCGGCGTAGCCACGGCCTCCTTCCAGATCGAAGGAGCGTCGAAGGCGGATGGGCGCAAGCCCTCGATTTGGGATGCGTTTTCCAACATGCCGGGCCGTGTGTTCGGGCGGCACAATGGCGATTTGGCCTGCGATCATTACAATCGCTGGGAAAGCGATCTCGACCTGATCAAGGACATGGGCGTCACCGGCTATCGCTTCTCGATCGCCTGGCCGCGTATCATTCCCGAAGGCACCGGCCCGATCAACGAAAAGGGTCTCGATTTCTACGACAAGCTCGTCGATGGCCTGAAGGCGCGCGGCATCAAGGCCTATGCGACGCTTTATCATTGGGATCTGCCGCTGGCGCTGATGGGCGAGGGGGGCTGGACGGCGCGGTCTACAGCGCAGGCCTTCCAGCGTTACACCAAGGTCGTCATGGAGCGGCTCGGCGATCGGCTCGATGCGGTTGCAACCTTCAACGAGCCCTGGTGCTCGGTCTGGCTCAGCCATCTCTACGGCATTCATGCACCTGGCGAACGCAACATGGATGCGGCACTGCATGCGCTGCATTACACCAATCTCGCGCATGGGCTCTCGGTGCAGGCGATCCGCGAAATCGCGCCGAATGTGCCGGTCGGGCTGGTGCTGAATGCGCATGAGACGCTGCCCGGCTCGGACAGCGCCGCCGACAAGGCGGCGGCCGAACGCGCGCATCAGTTCCACAACGGCGTCTTCTTCGATCCGGTGTTCAAAGGAGAGTATCCGGCAGACTTCCTGTCCGCGCTTGGTCGTCGCATGCCCAAGAGCGAGGAGGGGGATCTCGCGATCATCAGCCAGAAGCTCGACTGGTGGGGGCTCAACTACTACACGCCGATGCGTGTCGCCGACGATCCGACGCCGGGCGCAGAATTCCCGGCAACGTCAAATGCTCCGCCGGTCTCCGAGGTGAAGACCGATATCGGCTGGGAGGTCTATGCGCCGGCTTTGAAGTCGCTTATCGAGCGGCTCTATGCCCGCTACGATCTGCCGGTCTGCTACATCACCGAGAACGGCGCCTGCTACAATATGGACGTCGAGGGCGGCGAGGTCGAGGATCAGCCGCGGCTCGATTATTACGCCGAGCATCTCGACAAGGTCGCCGATCTGATTGCCGAGGGATATCCGATGCAGGGCTATTTCGCCTGGTCGCTGATGGACAATTTCGAATGGGCGGAAGGCTACAAGATGCGCTTCGGGCTGGTGCATGTCGACTACGACACCCAGGTCCGCACCATCAAGAAGAGCGGCAAGTGGTACCGCGATCTGGCGCTCGAATTTCCCAAGGGGAATTTCAAGCCGGACTGA
- a CDS encoding sugar ABC transporter ATP-binding protein, with protein sequence MNLTGGEVRTPVLVAERISKSFGDVQVLFSVDFDVMPGEVHALMGENGAGKSTLVKILSGFEQATAGRILLDGEPVTLPANGAAEALGIVLIHQEFNLADHLTVTESLFLGREVTRFGLLDRKVMRAEARRVLDQLGSAIDENALISSLAVADKQMVEIAKAISRKARIVFMDEPTAVLSRDETEVLFDQVRKLRARGTSFVFVSHKLDEVMELTDRVTVLRDGQWVKTAPTSALDGEAIAQLMVGRELSSLYPNKHEPDVDEEIVLSVKDLTTGFVRNASFDLKRGEVLGFSGLIGSGRTELMEAVAGLRPRLSGAVRLKGAVLDAGDFREANRRGLAYMTKDRKGKGLLLGESMTANLTLQSMDNHVRHGYLDPGSEAKAMARAKRRFDIRVRDEKVRVGRMSGGNQQKLLLAKIMEVEPDIIIIDEPTRGIDVGTKQQIYHFVAALAREGRSIIVISSEMPEVIGLCTRVAVMREGRMVGLLEGEDINEQTIMRYAAGLKRQMAS encoded by the coding sequence ATGAATTTGACTGGAGGCGAAGTGCGGACACCCGTGCTCGTGGCGGAGCGTATCTCCAAATCTTTTGGCGACGTGCAGGTGCTGTTCAGCGTCGATTTCGACGTGATGCCGGGCGAGGTTCATGCGCTCATGGGCGAAAACGGCGCGGGCAAGTCGACGCTGGTGAAGATACTGTCAGGCTTCGAGCAGGCGACGGCTGGACGTATCCTGCTCGATGGTGAGCCCGTGACGCTGCCGGCCAATGGGGCCGCCGAGGCGCTGGGCATCGTCCTCATCCATCAGGAATTCAATCTTGCCGACCATCTGACCGTCACCGAAAGTCTGTTTCTCGGCCGCGAAGTCACACGCTTCGGCCTGCTGGATCGCAAGGTGATGCGGGCAGAGGCGCGGCGCGTGCTCGACCAGTTGGGCTCCGCAATCGACGAGAATGCGCTGATCAGCTCGCTTGCCGTGGCCGACAAGCAGATGGTCGAGATCGCCAAGGCGATCAGCCGCAAGGCGCGGATCGTCTTCATGGATGAGCCGACCGCGGTTCTGTCGCGCGACGAGACCGAAGTGTTGTTCGACCAGGTGCGCAAGTTGCGTGCCCGGGGCACCAGCTTCGTCTTCGTCTCCCACAAGCTTGACGAGGTGATGGAGCTGACCGACCGCGTCACCGTCCTCCGCGACGGCCAGTGGGTGAAGACGGCGCCGACATCTGCACTCGACGGTGAGGCGATCGCTCAGCTGATGGTGGGTCGCGAGTTATCGAGCCTCTATCCCAACAAGCACGAGCCTGATGTCGATGAAGAGATCGTCCTGTCGGTCAAGGATCTCACGACCGGTTTCGTCAGGAATGCGAGCTTCGATCTGAAGCGTGGCGAGGTGCTCGGCTTTTCCGGCCTGATCGGCTCGGGGCGCACGGAGCTGATGGAGGCGGTCGCGGGTCTGCGTCCCCGTCTTTCCGGCGCGGTGCGGCTCAAGGGGGCCGTCCTTGATGCCGGCGATTTTCGCGAAGCGAACCGGCGGGGCCTCGCCTACATGACCAAGGATCGCAAGGGCAAGGGCTTGCTGCTCGGCGAGAGCATGACGGCCAACCTGACGCTGCAGTCGATGGACAATCATGTGCGCCACGGCTATCTCGACCCCGGCAGCGAGGCCAAGGCCATGGCGCGGGCCAAGCGCCGCTTCGATATTCGCGTGCGCGACGAGAAGGTCCGGGTCGGGCGCATGTCGGGCGGCAATCAGCAAAAGCTGCTGCTCGCCAAGATCATGGAAGTCGAGCCGGATATCATCATCATCGACGAGCCGACACGCGGCATCGATGTCGGCACCAAGCAGCAGATCTATCATTTTGTCGCAGCCCTGGCCCGTGAGGGGCGGTCGATCATCGTCATTTCCTCGGAAATGCCCGAGGTGATCGGGCTCTGCACGCGGGTGGCGGTCATGCGCGAAGGCCGGATGGTTGGCCTGCTTGAGGGCGAGGACATCAACGAACAGACAATCATGCGGTATGCCGCCGGCCTCAAGCGGCAGATGGCAAGCTGA
- a CDS encoding sugar phosphate isomerase/epimerase family protein, whose protein sequence is MKTIKGPAIFLGQFAGDAAPFNTWDGITKWAADKGYVGVQVPTWAGQLMDLKKAAESKDYCDELAGVARQNGVEITELSTHLQGQLVAVHPAYDEAFDGFAAPEVRGNPKARQEWAVQQVKYALKASRNLGIKAHATFSGALAWPYIYPWPQRPAGLVETAFDELARRWLPILDYAEEQGVDVCYEIHPGEDLHDGVTFEMFLERVKNHSRANMLYDPSHYVLQCLDYLDNIDIYKDRIKMFHVKDAEFNPTGRQGVYGGYQGWVERAGRFRSLGDGQVDFGAIFSKMAANDFDGWAVVEWECALKHPEDGAREGADFVRAHIIRVTEKAFDDFASGGTDDAANRRMLGL, encoded by the coding sequence ATGAAGACGATCAAGGGACCGGCGATCTTTCTCGGCCAGTTTGCGGGTGATGCCGCACCGTTCAACACCTGGGATGGAATTACCAAATGGGCGGCGGACAAGGGCTATGTCGGCGTTCAGGTTCCGACCTGGGCCGGGCAGCTCATGGACCTGAAAAAGGCTGCCGAATCCAAGGATTATTGCGATGAGCTCGCCGGTGTCGCCCGCCAGAATGGCGTTGAGATCACCGAACTCTCCACCCACCTTCAGGGCCAGCTGGTCGCCGTGCATCCGGCCTATGACGAAGCCTTTGACGGCTTTGCCGCACCGGAAGTGCGCGGCAATCCGAAGGCACGTCAGGAATGGGCCGTGCAGCAGGTCAAGTACGCGCTGAAGGCCTCTCGCAATCTCGGCATCAAGGCGCATGCGACCTTCTCGGGCGCGCTCGCCTGGCCCTACATCTATCCCTGGCCGCAGCGTCCCGCCGGTCTCGTCGAGACCGCTTTCGATGAACTCGCGCGCCGCTGGCTGCCGATCCTCGATTATGCCGAGGAGCAGGGCGTCGACGTCTGTTACGAGATCCATCCGGGTGAAGACCTGCATGACGGCGTGACCTTCGAGATGTTCCTCGAGCGGGTGAAGAACCACTCCCGCGCCAACATGCTCTATGACCCGTCGCACTATGTGCTGCAGTGCCTCGACTACCTCGACAACATCGACATCTACAAGGACCGGATCAAGATGTTCCACGTCAAGGACGCGGAGTTCAATCCGACCGGTCGGCAGGGTGTTTATGGCGGCTACCAGGGCTGGGTGGAGCGTGCAGGACGGTTCCGTTCGCTCGGTGACGGCCAGGTCGATTTCGGCGCAATCTTCTCGAAGATGGCGGCGAATGATTTCGACGGCTGGGCTGTTGTCGAATGGGAATGCGCGCTGAAGCATCCGGAAGACGGCGCCCGCGAAGGGGCAGATTTCGTCCGGGCGCATATCATCCGCGTGACTGAAAAGGCGTTCGACGACTTCGCCTCCGGCGGGACCGACGATGCGGCCAACCGCCGGATGCTGGGTCTCTGA
- a CDS encoding winged helix-turn-helix transcriptional regulator yields the protein MCDNYDPTKCQTVSEMLARLGDKWTVLVIMMLGDGPQRFSDLKRSVVGISQRMLTLTLRALERDGIVERTVQPTVPPKVEYALTDLGRSFGEPIRALGGWVFTHHDRIRSARAEFDQRNEADSGNKLIKLG from the coding sequence ATGTGCGACAATTATGACCCGACAAAATGCCAGACCGTCAGCGAGATGCTGGCGCGGCTGGGCGACAAGTGGACGGTCCTTGTCATCATGATGCTCGGCGACGGACCACAGCGCTTTTCCGATCTCAAGCGCTCCGTCGTCGGGATCTCGCAGCGCATGCTGACATTGACTTTACGGGCGCTGGAAAGAGACGGCATCGTCGAGCGGACGGTGCAACCGACCGTGCCGCCAAAAGTGGAGTATGCGCTGACGGACCTCGGACGCTCATTCGGCGAACCGATCCGGGCACTGGGAGGCTGGGTCTTCACCCATCACGACCGCATCCGGTCGGCCCGCGCCGAGTTCGACCAGCGCAACGAGGCCGACTCCGGAAACAAGCTGATCAAGCTCGGGTGA
- a CDS encoding CatB-related O-acetyltransferase — MPFLDPRQPHPITLADGTPYRETVQLAAVIDHPRMEIGDFSYFTHSRTVEETAAILAPYLYPFSQERLLIGRFVQIAREAILITSSANHAMSGVTTYPFRVFSPDTIEGYQDLPFQDTIVGHDVWIGHGATIMPGVTIGSGTIIAARAVVTRDVPAYTIVGGNPATVLRQRFTDEKIADLLALAWWDWPIDKIERALPHLESGDIAALRQV, encoded by the coding sequence ATGCCTTTTCTCGACCCGAGACAACCCCATCCCATCACGCTCGCCGATGGCACGCCCTATCGCGAGACCGTTCAGCTTGCCGCCGTCATCGATCATCCCCGCATGGAGATCGGCGACTTCAGCTACTTCACCCATTCCCGCACAGTGGAAGAGACGGCGGCGATCCTCGCGCCCTATCTCTACCCCTTCAGCCAGGAACGGCTGCTGATCGGCCGCTTCGTGCAGATTGCCCGTGAGGCGATCCTCATCACCAGTTCGGCCAACCATGCCATGTCGGGCGTAACGACCTATCCCTTCCGCGTCTTCAGCCCTGACACCATCGAAGGCTACCAGGACCTGCCTTTTCAGGACACAATCGTCGGCCACGACGTCTGGATCGGCCATGGCGCAACGATCATGCCGGGGGTCACGATCGGATCCGGCACCATCATCGCCGCCCGCGCCGTGGTAACCCGTGATGTGCCAGCCTACACCATCGTCGGCGGCAATCCTGCAACCGTGCTGCGCCAGCGCTTCACAGACGAGAAGATCGCCGATCTGCTGGCACTGGCCTGGTGGGATTGGCCCATCGACAAGATCGAACGGGCCTTGCCCCACCTCGAGAGCGGCGACATCGCCGCCCTCAGGCAGGTTTAG
- a CDS encoding NAD(P)H-dependent oxidoreductase, with translation MSALIEKLNWRYATKKMDPAKVVSEDKVERILEAARLAPTSSGLQPFEVIVVTNKDVRAKIQEIAWNQAQVTEGSHLLVFAAWDNYTVERINHMFDLTNEERGTTNEGFENYRQMLLDMYPGREAAVNFEHAARQAYIGFGMAVAAAAFEGVDATPMEGFDAAKLDEILGLREKGLRSVTILPIGYRAAEGDWLANLKKVRRPKDEFVSTVA, from the coding sequence ATGTCCGCACTCATTGAAAAGCTGAACTGGCGCTATGCCACCAAGAAGATGGACCCGGCCAAGGTCGTTTCCGAAGACAAGGTGGAGCGTATTCTCGAAGCGGCCCGCCTCGCGCCAACCTCCAGCGGCTTGCAGCCTTTCGAAGTCATCGTGGTGACGAACAAGGACGTTCGCGCCAAGATTCAGGAAATCGCCTGGAACCAGGCCCAGGTCACTGAGGGTTCGCATCTGCTCGTCTTCGCCGCTTGGGACAATTACACCGTCGAGCGTATCAACCACATGTTCGACCTCACCAATGAAGAGCGTGGAACCACGAACGAGGGCTTCGAGAACTATCGCCAGATGTTGCTCGACATGTATCCCGGGCGTGAAGCGGCGGTGAACTTCGAGCATGCTGCACGCCAGGCCTATATCGGCTTCGGCATGGCCGTTGCTGCTGCCGCCTTCGAGGGCGTCGACGCCACACCCATGGAAGGTTTCGATGCTGCCAAGCTCGACGAGATCCTGGGCCTGCGCGAAAAGGGCCTGCGTTCGGTCACCATTCTGCCGATCGGTTATCGTGCTGCCGAGGGCGATTGGCTTGCGAACCTGAAGAAGGTGCGTCGCCCGAAGGACGAGTTCGTTTCGACCGTCGCCTGA